In Balaenoptera acutorostrata chromosome 19, mBalAcu1.1, whole genome shotgun sequence, the following proteins share a genomic window:
- the B3GNT9 gene encoding UDP-GlcNAc:betaGal beta-1,3-N-acetylglucosaminyltransferase 9 produces the protein MRRRLRLRGEASLTLLLGAALGLLLYAQRDGAAPTTSAPGAQGRAAPGPTPGLRVFQAPDAGAAPPAYEEDTPEPPTPTGPFDFGRYLRAKDQRRFPLLINQPHKCRGNGAPPGGPDLLIAVKSVAADFERRQAVRQTWGAEGRVQGALVRRVFLLGVPRGAGTDGADAEGAGTRTHWSALLRAESRAYADILLWAFDDTFFNLTLKEIHFLAWASAYCPDVRFVFKGDADVFVHVGNLLEFLAPRDPEQDLLAGDVIVQARPIRVRASKYYIPEAVYGLPAYPAYAGGGGFVLSGATLRRLAGACSQVELFPIDDVFLGMCLQRLRLTPEPHPAFRTFGIPRPSAAPHLRTFDPCFYRELVVVHGLSAADIWLMWHLLHRPHGPACARPWPVAAGPFQWGP, from the coding sequence ATGAGGCGGAGGCTGCGCCTACGCGGAGAAGCGTCGCTCACGCTGCTCCTCGGCGCCGCCCTCGGCCTCCTGCTTTATGCGCAGCGCGATGGCGCGGCCCCGACGACGAGCGCGCCGGGAGCTCAAGGGAGGGCGGCGCCGGGGCCCACCCCGGGGCTCCGTGTATTTCAGGCGCCGGACGCAGGCGCAGCCCCGCCGGCCTACGAAGAGGATACGCCGGAGCCGCCCACGCCCACGGGACCCTTTGACTTCGGCCGCTATCTGCGAGCCAAGGACCAGCGGCGCTTCCCTCTCCTCATTAACCAGCCGCACAAGTGCCGAGGAAATGGCGCACCCCCCGGCGGACCCGACCTGCTCATCGCCGTCAAGTCGGTGGCTGCGGACTTCGAGCGGCGCCAAGCCGTGCGCCAGACGTGGGGTGCTGAGGGTCGCGTGCAGGGGGCGCTAGTGCGCCGGGTGTTTTTGCTGGGCGTGCCCCGGGGCGCGGGCACAGACGGGGCAGACGCGGAGGGGGCGGGCACTCGAACGCACTGGAGCGCCCTGCTGCGTGCTGAGAGCCGTGCGTACGCGGACATCCTGCTCTGGGCCTTCGACGACACTTTCTTCAACCTAACGCTCAAGGAGATCCATTTTCTGGCCTGGGCCTCCGCCTACTGCCCCGACGTGCGCTTCGTTTTTAAGGGCGACGCCGACGTGTTTGTGCACGTGGGAAACCTGCTGGAGTTCCTGGCGCCAAGGGACCCGGAGCAGGACCTGCTTGCAGGTGACGTGATAGTGCAGGCGCGGCCAATCCGCGTGCGGGCCAGCAAGTACTACATCCCTGAGGCTGTGTACGGCCTGCCCGCCTACCCGGCCTACGCAGGCGGCGGCGGCTTCGTGCTCTCGGGGGCCACGCTGCGCCGCCTGGCCGGTGCCTGCTCGCAGGTTGAGCTTTTCCCCATTGACGACGTCTTTTTGGGCATGTGTCTACAGCGCCTGCGTCTCACGCCTGAGCCTCACCCTGCTTTCCGCACCTTTGGCATCCCTCGACCTTCAGCCGCTCCGCACCTCCGCACCTTCGACCCCTGCTTTTACCGCGAGCtggttgtagtgcacgggctctCGGCTGCTGACATATGGCTTATGTGGCACTTGCTGCACCGGCCGCACGGGCCAGCCTGTGCGCGTCCATGGCCTGTTGCTGCGGGTCCCTTCCAGTGGGGCCCCTAG